A genomic window from Silene latifolia isolate original U9 population chromosome 11, ASM4854445v1, whole genome shotgun sequence includes:
- the LOC141612520 gene encoding uncharacterized protein LOC141612520, producing the protein MALADSSSPSLSPCSDDLVLPDCIKILGITDDDDLLQYGMNTTTTLVKNIGYTSGSAVALVGNLVYVVGGHDNNDFPTSLVVFYDITESSISLPLAKHQGPSLNSPKFVPKLIVMGSKLFAFSRRFLRDMPCPNPSSLYQSSPLAAPESLPICEFLDTSSPFNKWCSITSFPILPPPKTKGLHAYAISSYAVQPNKDVLFLSFGLRFDSVGVFSISYNHSLDFWTNVHPLPLPFVGEGQFIDDVCFGFPCGMDTHYRIRDYVVSYRVIVEYDCADTFQFIPLAKYSLLSNSTLTNYPTLFSFQLVSSRILTTIRVKPHHYSSDYSLELEVLELLPLKVEKKQVEDMEEIILHPSHVCSTTTYTMYDHHFRAIVGAYW; encoded by the exons ATGGCACTTGCAGATTCATCTTCACCTTCACTTTCACCTTGTTCAG ATGACCTAGTACTTCCGGATTGTATCAAAATTCTTGGTATAACCGACGATGATGATTTGTTACAATACGGGATGAATACGACGACGACATTAGTAAAAAATATTGGGTATACAAGTGGTTCTGCTGTTGCTCTTGTGGGTAATTTGGTGTATGTTGTTGGTGGTCATGATAATAATGATTTCCCCACCTCCCTGGTTGTGTTTTATGATATTACCGAGTCATCCATTTCCTTGCCTCTTGCCAAACACCAAGGACCCTCTCTTAATTCTCCTAAATTTGTTCCTAAATTAATTGTTATGGGTTCTAAGTTGTTTGCTTTCTCTCGCCGATTCCTACGTGATATGCCTTGCCCTAACCCCTCCTCTCTATATCAATCCTCCCCTTTAGCTGCACCTGAAAGCCTTCCTATTTGTGAATTTCTCGACACATCATCACCCTTTAATAAATGGTGCTCCATTACCTCCTTCCCAATTCTCCCACCCCCCAAAACCAAAGGTCTTCATGCCTACGCCATTTCTTCATATGCTGTACAACCTAATAAGGATGTCCTATTTCTCTCATTCGGTCTTCGTTTTGACAGTGTCGGAGTTTTCTCCATAAGTTACAACCATTCCTTGGATTTTTGGACCAATGTCCATCCTTTGCCACTCCCCTTTGTTGGAGAAGGCCAATTTATTGATGACGTTTGCTTTGGGTTTCCATGTGGAATGGATACACACTATCGTATTCGTGACTATGTTGTGTCTTATAGGGTTATTGTTGAGTATGACTGTGCCGATACTTTCCAATTCATCCCACTAGCTAAGTATTCCCTCCTTTCCAACTCTACACTAACCAACTACCCAACCTTGTTTTCTTTCCAACTCGTTTCCTCCCGTATCTTGACTACAATACGTGTTAAACCCCATCACTATTCATCGGATTACTCACTTGAGTTAGAGGTACTTGAGCTTCTACCTCTCAAAGTAGAGAAGAAACAAGTCGAGGACATGGAAGAAATCATTCTTCATCCGAGTCATGTTTGTTCTACTACCACTTACACCATGTATGATCATCATTTTCGAG CTATTGTAGGTGCTTATTGGTGA